The following coding sequences lie in one Vitis vinifera cultivar Pinot Noir 40024 chromosome 19, ASM3070453v1 genomic window:
- the LOC100252492 gene encoding probable glutathione S-transferase: MADEIILLDFWASHFGMRVRIALAEKGLMYEYREENLWNKSPLLLEMNPVHKKVPVLIHNGKPICESLMIVQYIDEVWKDKSPLLPSDPYQRAQARFWADYVDKKVPQLYHELGKKIWYTKGEEHEAGKKEFIECLKFFEGELGEKPYFGGENFGFEDVALVPLSCWFYTYESFGNFSVEDECPNLMAWAKRCGQKESVSSSLADPHKVHGFVMEMRKRLGID; encoded by the exons ATGGCAGACGAGATTATCTTGTTGGATTTCTGGGCTAGCCATTTTGGAATGAGGGTCAGAATTGCCCTGGCAGAGAAGGGTCTCATGTATGAATATAGGGAGGAGAACTTGTGGAACAAAAGCCCTCTGCTTCTTGAGATGAACCCAGTTCACAAGAAAGTCCCTGTCCTGATCCACAACGGAAAACCCATTTGTGAGTCTCTCATGATTGTGCAGTATATCGATGAGGTTTGGAAGGATAAATCTCCATTGTTGCCAAGTGACCCTTACCAGAGAGCTCAGGCCAGGTTCTGGGCGGACTATGTAGACAAGAAG GTTCCACAGCTGTATCATGAGCTTGGAAAGAAGATATGGTACACCAAAGGAGAAGAGCATGAGGCAGGCAAGAAGGAATTCATAGAGTGCCTCAAGTTTTTTGAAGGAGAGCTTGGAGAGAAACCCTACTTTGGCGGTGAAAATTTTGGGTTTGAGGATGTGGCTCTAGTGCCCTTATCTTGCTGGTTTTATACATACGAGAGCTTTGGCAACTTCAGCGTGGAAGATGAGTGCCCCAATTTGATGGCTTGGGCCAAGAGGTGCGGGCAAAAGGAGAGCGTGTCGTCTTCTCTTGCAGACCCACACAAGGTCCATGGCTTTGTCATGGAGATGAGAAAGAGGCTCGGTATAGATTAG